The Setaria viridis chromosome 2, Setaria_viridis_v4.0, whole genome shotgun sequence DNA window AATTATCACCAGAAAAGGAGCAATTTGCGAAATATAGGCATGTGCTTTTATGGCAAACAGTATAGCTCATCAAAACTGTACAGAGTATGCCGTAACTAGTGCAAAAGTAATTGctctccaaaaaaaaactaatgcaCAAGTAATTCCACATGCACAACCTCAATATTGCTATGATATATCTGAGCTGCATGTGGGGATCCATAAGACCATAACAATCAGGAATCAGGATGAACATTTTTAAATTCCATAACAATCAAATGCAGGGAGAAAGCACTCTTATGCTGCATCGCAATTGGTGCAATGAGGAAACTGTATATCCTCAAAATTGAGAAAGGGAGATTTGACTCGCTGATAAGGACAATTTTCACTCCTTTAACTCTAGTTGCACAGGCATAGTACCAAAAAAGTGCAGAACAAAAGGAATAAGCAACTGGAACAACAGCAGCAACTTGTACACTATTTAAGATAATTGCAGCATTGATAAGATTCATCTGCGTTCCACAATAAAGGAAGACCATCACCAGATAAAGTTAAACATTAAGTCTTGTGTTTGGACTGCTTCCCTAGACTAATCTTTCAGCTAGTTTTTTTGCTTCTGGTAACAACACACCATAGCAAAGTTGCAACAAGAATAGTAATAACGGCAAAAAGAACTGAGCAAAAATTCTTAAGTTATTGGATCAagatctctttctcttcttgttTTGAGACTCACCCCCCTTGTTAAAGCTTCTGAAATCATTCGTGGTATCAGCAGTGTTTTGCTTCTTTAGCCCTTTACGACCACCATGCCCAAACTTGGCATCTCTTGACCTCCTGTTCTTCCCTTCTTTACCTCTCTTAGCAAGACCACCAGACCTATCACCAGGAGAAACACCAggcctctttttttttgattgtTTAAATCCTTCTTCTCCCTCAAAGTTAAGATCTGGCACGTCATCATTTCCCTTGGCGAATCCCCCCTGTTGCCTCTGCTTCCTCCACTTCTTGACTGACTCAATCTGCTCCTTCTTCTCCTTAGcccgctgcttgttcttctctgCCTGCACCTCCTTTGCTATCTTCTTGGCCTCTCtagccttcttcctctcctcagcCTCCTCAATCCTCCTCTTCTCTGACAACAACCTCCCCTTGATCTTGTGCATGTGCACATCAGTCTTGACCATCTCAGCATAGTAATCTGTTGGCCTGAGGAACCGAACCTTCATCGACTGCAGCTTCTCAAAGGCCTGCCTTGTGCCATCCAAAGCTTGGGTGTAAAACGCAAGTTCACGGGCAAGATCATCATTCACATCAACTTTCTCCCCCTGATCATGCTCAATGGTGAGCTTGTGCCTCCAGTCGACATTCTTGGGCCAGGCTATGTCTTCAAGTTTCTCAAGAATAGCCTCCTTGTTGTATATAGCTTTGTCTGAAGGGGTAGCCTGGGCTTCTTCCCCTGAATCATCTTCCGAGTCCGATTCTTCCACATCAGAATCAACATCATCCATGACGACTTCATCATGAGCCAGGGCTTCTTCACTTGAAAGTCCCACCATTTTTACTGTATACCAAAGAAAAGAAGATAATATTAATCAGCAAAACCACATGGCAAAACTAGACTGAAAGTTATAAAAAAACAATAATAAAGGGATTGGTGGAATTCAGATTCCACAAAGCCCCAACCTTACTTTGTACTACTGAGTGAGACTAATGCTGGGTGCTTCTCATGACGAAACATGACAAAAGTACAGCATGAATGCCTAATTCATAAGGAACACGATCCACAAACTTGAAATACAGCTAAAAGTGGACGAACATTGTGGGTGAAAGGTGTAATGTGAGACATAAAAAGAGACTAAATAACTAATGAGATTCAGTCCACCCGCCTATCGTGTTCTTGTGGGAAGCAAACATTTGTGTAGAATTTGCAGCCCAATATAAATTCTTCAGGTATCAGATTAGATAAGGTAAGAAATAAACTAACTAAAAAAGTAACATGCTCATCTCCAGCAAGTTCAACCATTGCTGCACAAcacaaaggaaaaggaaatctAATGGAGATGATGCCACTAATCTACATAAGAAAACTCAAACACACACATGCCCAAAAAATAAACATGAACTTGAAGTTCTCAAACTGCGGGCTTAATTAAGCGTCACAAACTAAAGGTTTAATTAAGCGTCAGAAAAACTCCATGTCTTTAGATACCAAAGCAGGTACTGAAGCAAATATCTGCTGCAGCTAAGAAGGAAACCACTAGACTAAATCCGTAACCATCCAATCGTCAGTTACAGACGCAATCCATTCACCTCCATACATCGGAAAACCAATCAGCAGCAGATGAGATGAAATTACACCCACGGCAGTTCAGGAAAAATCCTAACGCTCGTTGCGATGCACGGACACATCCAACCCGGCACCATCCTTTTACCCAGACTAAATCCAGGGAACCACGGCAACGGACCGGGCAACAAGAGCTACTACCCCTTTGGGTACCTCGCGGGCGGCTAGCGAAGCAGGCGAAAGGGAGGTGGAAGTGGGGGATGACTGGTGCGACGTTACCTGGGAcggggagggagacggcggctGCCGGCGCAGGGGTGGGGACGGAGcggacggcgccggcgtgcGTGGCGGCCGGTGAGTAGAGCGCGCgacgggagaggaggggagggcggGGCGGCGCTTGCGCAGTAGTCTGCGCGTGAGACAACGGAGCTAGGTTTTCCCTCGCCTCTTGTCCTCGTTTCGGCTAGGTGTTGATGGGCTGGGCCTTGTTAGCTCTCGGGCCTTGTGATGTGAGACAAGTTTGAACTGGCCCGCACATTGTTGGGCTCGTCGGTCCAACAGTCGTCGTCACTCGAATTTGTACACACACCACCATAGTCAGAATTCTCTCACAACTCACATACAAAGTTCAGACTTGAAACGATATTGTTCGATACTTCGATtacaaagaagaaaagaatgaTGTGTTCATAAGTTCCAAATACGAATTTTATTGAGAAAATTGTATGCGTATAGGCTGTAGCATGATAGGATTTTTCGCACCACCAAGGTTCTAGTAAGATTTATAGATTTCAAACGTGGCTTAAAAACATTCTTTTATTGCTTTACGATAGAGATACTTCGATTAAGATGAGATTGTAGGGCATTAACAGCGGTTCATATATCTTGGATAAATCGAAGAAATACCACGACAGCACTTTGGTAAGGTGGAATCAAGATCATACTTGTAGCTTGCCTGAGGACAATAATAATTAGATAAAGTACGATACGTTATTcgtaagaaaaaaaaggtggtgGGTGAACAGAGGAAAATCAGGGGACCGATGCTAGCTTATGCTCTATGGCAACGCCATTTGTAGTTTTGTACTGCACGAAGGATGAAGCAACGAAAATGGGATCCAACTTAACCCTATTTATTTTTACCTTATTtatttttagctcaaaatcatatattattatggTCCGGCCTTTATTAAACCCGATActtaaatttgttaggctaaattagaggatCCTTTACCATCCCTAACCCCCCCTAACCCCTAAGTACACCACACGTGGATACGCTACACCCCTCATCAAGCTTTAAAAAGTGGAACTCCTCTTAACATTTAGTCAAGCCTACAAACTGTAAGTAACCCTCTCGAAATGAGTGCAACAAACTCATCTGACCATATTCTGAAGCTATTACTGAACTACAACCAAAATAACACCAATGTCAAAGATGAAAATGAGAAAGGGCGACGAAACAAAGGCGTGGAACACTAAACAAAACTGCCGCATCAACATCCTCGTCTCCTCCCAGAGTCGGATCGACCTGGATGTCTCTTGTGATGCCCAGAACTCCGAACCACCTGgcaataaaagaaaaaacacaaaattaaaaaagaaaacaggCGAAATGCATGTAGATCACTAGATCTTTGTGTGAACAAACCTCCTTTATGGAGTTCAGTATATCCACAATCTCTGCAAAGGTTGGCCTTAGAGCCGGATCTTTCTGCCAGCAACGCTGAATCAGATCAGCAAGCACGGGATGAGTATCAGCAGCAATCGTGGGCCTCAGATCCTGCAGGCAGAGATATTAGGCTTAACATAGTAGTATTCGGAACAGAATTCTGCAGAAATTTCACAAGGAGCAGTTCAAATCCAGGAAGCACCGGAAAATAGTCCAGCACCCCAAACGAACCAAACAATTCAACATCTGCCTTTTTGTAGTTTCTCCTTTCAGCAAATTGCGTGTGTATTATGATTACGCCAAAGATGTGCTGTTGTTCTTATTTTCTGACAAACTACAGTAACTGATGTGTTAGGATACCTTTTGAACAACGGCAACTGCAGCCTGAAGAGGTGTCATGTCTTCGTATGGAagctgaaaaggaaaaaggcaaCTTCACAATCAGCAAAATCACAATTCTGCACTACCATTATGCCTGAAAACAAAAGGCTGGCGAGAGTAAAGAACCTTTCCGGTTAGTAGCTCCCAAAGAACTATCCCGAAACTGAAAACATCTGCACTATGATCATACGGCAAGtgctcaatgacctgcaaaTATTTTCTAGTAAAAAAGATGCTACAAGCTAGTCTTAACTCTTTAAGTGGCACACAGCTCAAGCACATAGTGAAGATGGCACGTTCATATGACACCTCCAAAGGAACTCATTAACCCCAATACGCCAATAATTATCTGTTATGTCTTGCTGAAGGCAATCTAAACATAGAAATGTTGATAAGAATTTGCTGGATTACATTCAGTTTTGCATGCCACTATTTTACTCTAGCAGAGATCAGCGGTTTAATCCCACAAAAGGATTTTGGATTTCCTTTTTCATAGGTACTTTCTGATAATTATGAGGATTTGCTTTAATAATATCTTAATTGGTATAATACAGAGAGTGATACCTACTGCAGACAAAATAAGCGAATTATATTCACAAGCTACAACTGGTGGCTTGGTGAAGCAGCATTCATGTAGATCAAGCAGAATAACAAGAATGAATTATGTCACAATAGCTCAGGTATTGCAAGCTGCTCAAAGAAACTTTAATTTGATTTCTTGATAAATGACATTGGGATCTAAGGTTTTAAGTCCAACACTAAAAGGCCCCACAAATTTGCTGCTTCAAGCAGAACTGTCAAGGGAGTGTAAGTTCTTGCATTTTGGCATTCTCACTGCAGTCTGCACAGCTAGTATGTAAACACTTGATACAAAACCACATTTAAGACTGAAAACGAATTTCATAAAAGATTAGTTTAATGCTAAGAGCTTGTAAATGTTTAGTTACAGGCAGTTTGGCAAAATCAACCTCAGGGGCCATCCATCTGTAGGTTCCTGTTTCTGCAGTCATAACTCCTGACTGGTCTTTAACCCTTGCAACCCCAAAGTCTGCAACCTTGACAACCTGCGAGATAAATGTTGTATGTAATAAAAATGCAAGTAAAAGGAAACACCGATTACATCATAGAAGTGGCACAGTAAGTCGAGGTAACACATGTTTATATATTTTGGAACATATGTAGTGCCAAGGGTGAGCAAACATAACCAGGTCAACATGATCATGATGCATTCTCAAAAGCAAATGCCATGAATCATAGATAGAATGGGTCCATTGATCCGTTTCAGGGTAGGCAACCTGGTTCAATCTTTACTTATGGGTTATGGGTGTCAGCTTTGGCCAAGCATCACACTATTGTATTTAATCATATAGTGAAGCATTTGTGGTATAAGTTGGCCGACTGGTGTGCAGAAAATGGGATAGCTGAGGCAGATGGTTTCTTGATTTGTGTTATCATACGTAATTACAGCCATGGAGCTTGATCACGTTTTATTCAATTTCACAGAAGTGAAGTGCAGAAGTATCTTCATATTGTCAGAATATCAGGATCAAAATAACCTTTTCTCACAAAGCTAAGATTCCACTATGCTGAGAAGTGAAAATTGTAGTAGACTTCTATTTTCCTAACATAGATGCTGTAACAAAGGTCAATAATATGAGAAGCAGTCAAGCACCTGATCATCCATAAGAAGATTTGCAGTCTTCAAGTCCCTGTGAACAATATTAATCTGATGCAAGTAATTCATTCCCTTGGAAATGTCAGATGCAATTCTTATCACATCTGGGAGCTGAAATTTTCCTCGTCTATTGTAAAGGAAGTcgaaaatactccctccatgcATGAATTCTGGCAAcaacgaaaagaaaagaaataaatagaGTAGAGACGCAAGGGAATCTAAGCAGCTGCACTGTAAAATAGGAGGTATTATTTCGTGTGAAGTCTGTATACCTGTAACTATACACGAAATAGGAGGTCTCGTGCATGCACCAATAAATTGTACAACATTCTTGTGACGAACCTTTCTGTGGATGAGAATGACATATCGATGAGAATAACTGCATGCCAAATTAATTTTGAaataacagaaaaaaaaacaagggagATGGAGCGTGATTATGTCAAGAGATCATCAagactgaaaaaaaaacaggctAATGATCTTCTATGTTTTTATACACTACATTATTAAGCTTTATTTGAGAAGATGATGTGAAACAAAGTATAGGTTACTTCTTAAACCCATGGTCAGTAAACCCAAATTGCAGATATatgaaaatgttttttttctaaattagcATCGCATTACTTCTTACATGCAAAGTCATTATGGTGAATTCAGTTCGCCTGAGCAGtcataaataaaataatggAACATCATTCTAAAATGTTGTATTTTTAGAGATTGGAGTTGCACCACTTTCTCAGTCCAAGAATATGTAAAGCTCATCACTCACTTCATTATATATACTTCCTGTGCAAACTCACGCAGCATATCAACGCTAACCCTCTCAGGCTTGAGTACTTTGATAGCTACATCTTGACTACAGTACGTCCCATGGTATCTGATGGCACACCAAGTAAGTCAGTTACATATAAATAAGAGTTACTACAATTTACTTCTTGAACATACAGATCACCAAATGATCCAGACGCTAATTTTCGTTCGAATTTGAGAAGCCTGGGATCAACTTCCCAAACATCAGCTGCATCAGCTGGTATCTGGACAAAGTCGGATGAAGGAGAAACCTCCATTGGCCGGTGATCCATCCTAGCAGCCATTGACTGGACCAATGGCCATGCTCTGTACTGCATTATAGTATTTAAAAAGAAACACAAAGAAGGTGACCATAGTGCACAAGAAGTCTATGGATGATAAATTGCATGAGCTCCAAGTCCAGCAGTGCTGGTGGTCTTATTCAAGCTGCTCCTCAcagttaaatggcactaaagTTTACCAGTTTCTTTTTAAATCTGATAGACAAACAAATCTTACTGTTCAGAAACAACAAAATCCAGTGGAACCACTACTTTTCAGACAATATAGTATTAAATAGTAAGAGAAAACTAACAAATTCTAAACCTACAGTTATATCAACAATTCTCTCATTTTGTAGTATAAAGAAGCAACTAACATGAGACTCGTCACATGAGATAGATAGAAATCTGAAGTCAATCATATTCCAGTTAGAGCATTGGTCTGTCATCTTACCTTTATTTTATCAATGCCTTTCCTCAATGCACTTCGGAGAATGTCAACCTGCATTTGTTGGATAAGAGGATGAAACAGAAGGCTAACAAACATTAAGAGGTCAAACATATACGCATTTTCAAATGCCAAGTGGTCACTATAAGTTTGCTATAACTCTGCAAATTCCTTAGTTTCTAACATGTCACAACCAACATACTATTTTCCACCATAGGTCTACCATCCATATTGGTAGCCATAGCCATTGGTGTGTGAGACCTGAGATCCAGTGATTTCTGGCAGTTACCGGCAGATATGAAAACAAACTGTCCAAAAATCATGTGTGTTTTCAAATCACATTTCTGGAAATAGTTACCAGCCTTAAATGTATAATCCATTGACGTGGCCTCAGATGCTATTGTAGGTTTGAGTATTGAGCAAAAGGTTACACCTACATGATAGGTTCTGTACTACAGGCTGGAATTCGGAGATTATGTCATCAAGAAGAGTGTTTGGCAGAAGGGTGGTGCAAAGATGATTATGGTTTTCCAGAGTTAGTTTTGGTTTGACATTAAACCAGGAAACCTACCACCGTCCATTTTCTTTTATATTGTGTGAGGAATAACAAAATAACAAATCAGTGCCAGCACCCCAAGATATGCCCCTTTGCAGATCCTGAGCCCATGCACAAGTGCGCAGGAAAACGGCCATAACTGCCCCCAACACAATAACAAGATGCATGGTTCAGCTACAAAATCTGTTTTATTTACCCCTTCATGCCAGCACTCCTGCATTGTTGTTgttaaaaagagaaaagaaagccAATGAAGATGACACCCGTAACATGAGACAAGATCGCATTTAAAAACCATGACAAATTATGACAGGAAAATGGAAATGTTGATTTGTCAAAATAAACTAAAGGGCCTAAAAGCATAAAATTTAACCGAATAGCTTCCATTGTGCCTCTAGGCATGCTGTCACACATAAACTATGACAAGAACCTGGTGGTGGCACATTTTGAGAGAAAAAACAGAGGACATTAGAACAAGGCAAGAAAAGATACTTTAGACGAGTTTGAACTATTATCACTTCAAACTTGGAATCTTAGCTCAATTAGCAGATAAGGTGAACTTTTACACTTTTTATGTCACTGCTCGATCGTGTTGTCATCACATTTATGAGGTGTTGAGAAGCCCTCGTCAAACTATagtattgtatttttttttaatttggaaatttggtGAAATAGTAGGTTCACCAACAATATGCTATCTGACTCTGAGCCCAATTGTACTCTGGAATATACGATACCAAAAGTTTCTATCATTGTATAAAGAACAAATTCAGACCCTACAATTCATTGGACAATACATCTATGCAAAATCAGTACACTGGTTTCATTGGACAATACATCTATGCAAAATCAGTACACTGGTACTATGTATTGCAGTTTCAGCTTGTATGACCTTGCCTTAAATGATAGCTTTACAGTAAGTATACATGGCTCTGTCAAACAATGATTGTTCAGTTGTTTTTCCACAGAAAAGTAGAATTACCTCGTACTCCCAACCATCGACAACAAATATGTCCAAGGAATAGCCATCACTTGTCGAATATGCATGCGCTTCTTGGATATTAAGACCAAGCTCCCCAAGAAGCAAGGTTAACTGGATAAAACAAAAGATGCACATGTTTAATAGCTATCCCAAAACCAAAAAAGCAACCAAGAGTACAGCAAAGTGCAATCATGAAGAATTATAAAACAGAACCAACTGATCAAGTATATAACTTTAGTGTATAAACAGTTTTTTATGGAAAGAGTTGGGTAGCATCCTGCTGGAACTATACTGTTGGTGATAACATAAAGTACAAGCTACGAAGTAGTAAAATATCCACAGCATCCAAAGAATAAGGCACAGATACAAGACAAAACAAGATTTGAAACAATTTTATGCTACATCAAAGGACAattgaaggaaaaaagaaatgaaattggGTGAAGATGCAAAGCATAATTATGCAGAAAAGAGCAGGAATCACAAGAAAACCATCATATCAACAGCCCACAGGCTGGCTGTAGCTTACATATGCAGTATATCTCACTACTAAGCACAATAACTAAAACATCACTCGTGTGGCTCCATGCTGATTGAGGTTTCCACAATTCTGAGGCCATAATATAACTTATATCAAGTTGCCACAAAGAGGATGCAGTCACATTAAAATGCTACTACCATGCAAGTAATAGTGCCCAGTTCAGACAAGAAGTTGATGGTTTACCTGACTAAGAAGCTTTGGCTTATCGTCACATGCAAATATAATTTCATATAAAGGCCTGTAATGGTATTACGTATCAGAAAATATTGGCCCTTAACTTGTCATTACCAAAACATACTCAAACCTACAGAAGCCCCATAAAGAATGAGAGAAATGCAAGTGAAACACACAACTAAAAAGATTGTAGAAATGTTAAAAAATAACTAATTAAACTACACTATAAGATGCATTAAAAAACCATCCCAAGGACACGACTAACAAAGTTACAAGTGGACTGCATAATATGAAACAAGACTAGACCAAATCACCTTTGATCTCTTGATGTAAATGCTGAGGATTGGGgatcttgttcttcttgcttAAAGGAAGTTGAGGACTCAAATCCGGTGCTGTCCTCCGGAGTAACAACCTAAAACTAAATCATTGTCAACATAAAGGTGCACTTCACTTAGTTGAGTTAATAGCATGCTAATGAAACATACTATAATATATGTGCTAAAAAAGTCACAGTATCAGTATCTATACTATGAAGGGTCTAGTTTGTCAGATATCAAGGATTGCAAGTTTGCAAACATCCAGCTTAAATATTCATTGACTCAAATTTAAAGTTACTTCCCACTGTAAGAAATGCAATTTCCATTAAACACAGCAAAAGCTAAATAAATCCCTGATCAATTCTTATATAAAACGTTATCGATACCCACTACGCACAATTCCAAACTATAGTCCTACAGTACTATGGCAACATATACTCCACGGACACAGCGACTGGTACAGTAAGAATAATGTAAAAGAAGAGTCTACAGTTTTGTATGTTATCTCCCTCTGTTTCGTGATAAAAGCACACAAGAAAATGTAGCAAACCATGAATTTGTGGTGTA harbors:
- the LOC117843358 gene encoding probable rRNA-processing protein EBP2 homolog, whose amino-acid sequence is MVGLSSEEALAHDEVVMDDVDSDVEESDSEDDSGEEAQATPSDKAIYNKEAILEKLEDIAWPKNVDWRHKLTIEHDQGEKVDVNDDLARELAFYTQALDGTRQAFEKLQSMKVRFLRPTDYYAEMVKTDVHMHKIKGRLLSEKRRIEEAEERKKAREAKKIAKEVQAEKNKQRAKEKKEQIESVKKWRKQRQQGGFAKGNDDVPDLNFEGEEGFKQSKKKRPGVSPGDRSGGLAKRGKEGKNRRSRDAKFGHGGRKGLKKQNTADTTNDFRSFNKGGESQNKKRKRS
- the LOC117843357 gene encoding serine/threonine-protein kinase STY17 → MAAESCGSRGASPPPPPSSAGGGGGGAAGRRRKAEAYAEVLRRIRSGGYGGGRPGLEDELWAHFQGLPARYALDVNVERVEDVLLHNKLLEQAREPMNGLVFDVRPSQVVTPEDSTGFESSTSFKQEEQDPQSSAFTSRDQRPLYEIIFACDDKPKLLSQLTLLLGELGLNIQEAHAYSTSDGYSLDIFVVDGWEYEVDILRSALRKGIDKIKYRAWPLVQSMAARMDHRPMEVSPSSDFVQIPADAADVWEVDPRLLKFERKLASGSFGDLYHGTYCSQDVAIKVLKPERVSVDMLREFAQEVYIMKKVRHKNVVQFIGACTRPPISCIVTEFMHGGSIFDFLYNRRGKFQLPDVIRIASDISKGMNYLHQINIVHRDLKTANLLMDDQVVKVADFGVARVKDQSGVMTAETGTYRWMAPEVIEHLPYDHSADVFSFGIVLWELLTGKLPYEDMTPLQAAVAVVQKDLRPTIAADTHPVLADLIQRCWQKDPALRPTFAEIVDILNSIKEVVRSSGHHKRHPGRSDSGRRRGC